One genomic window of Pempheris klunzingeri isolate RE-2024b chromosome 12, fPemKlu1.hap1, whole genome shotgun sequence includes the following:
- the ccnj gene encoding cyclin-J has protein sequence MELEDQWWKGQLAADIYQALRYKELKLPSYKGQSPQLNLRRCFADLIAIISNCFRLCPAARHLAVYLLDLFMDRYDVTVQQLHMVSLSCLLLASKFEEREDRVPKLETLNSLGCMSSMNLVLTKQGLLHMELLLLETFQWNLYLPTAAHFIDYYLSIAVHEGDLHDGWPMTCLEKTKLYMAKYADYFLEVSLQDHVFLCFAPSLVAAACVASSRLILHLSPTWPPRLQRLTAYTWENLVPCAEKLLIAHDSDVKEANKQKCQQPGQQQQQQQQQQSQTVYHSSGQTATVAQYLHHPSMQYPQQAPQPGLASNHRSASYLSHSATSLQAPNGPQHSNTQAITTSLDPKANRAYQVSMHYTCAAPCFDR, from the exons ATGGAGCTGGAGGACCAATGGTGGAAAGGACAACTCGCTGCAGACATTTACCAGGCGCTACGATACAAA GAGCTCAAGCTTCCCTCCTACAAAGGCCAGTCCCCTCAGCTCAACCTGAGAAGATGCTTTGCAGACCTCATTGCCATCATCAGCAACTGCTTCAGGCTGTGTCCTGCAGCCCGACACCTGGCCGTCTACCTGCTCGACCTCTTCATGGACCGCTATGACGTCACGgtgcagcagcttcacatgGTCTCGCTCTCATGCCTTCTTCTGGCCA GTAAATTTGAGGAAAGGGAGGACCGGGTGCCCAAGCTGGAGACCTTGAACAGCCTGGGCTGCATGAGCTCCATGAACCTGGTCCTGACCAAGCAGGGTTTACTTCacatggagctgctgctgctggaaacctTCCAGTGGAACCTGTACCTCCCTACAGCCGCTCATTTCATAGACTACTACCTGTCTATCGCAGTCCATGAGGGAGACCTCCATGACGGCTGGCCTATGACCTGCCTGGAGAAGACCAAACTGTACATGGCCAAGTATGCTGATTACTTTCTGGAGGTTTCTTTGCAAG atcatgtgtttttgtgttttgcccCCTCCCTGGTGGCTGCTGCTTGTGTGGCCTCCTCTCGCCTCATCCTCCATCTGTCCCCTACATGGCCCCCCCGGCTGCAGCGCCTCACAGCCTACACATGGGAGAACCTGGTCCCATGTGCCGAGAAACTCCTCAT TGCACATGACAGTGACGTCAAAGAGGCCAACAAGCAGAAGTGCCAGCAGCccggccagcagcagcagcagcagcagcagcagcagagtcagacGGTGTACCACAGTTCAGGCCAGACAGCCACTGTGGCCCAGTACCTGCACCATCCCAGCATGCAGTACCCCCAGCAGGCTCCACAGCCGGGCCTGGCCTCTAACCACAGGTCTGCCTCCTACCTCAGCCACTCGGCCACCAGCCTGCAGGCTCCTAACGGCCCCCAGCACAGCAACACCCAGGCCATCACTACCTCACTGGATCCTAAGGCCAACAGGGCGTACCAAGTCAGCATGCACTACACCTGCGCTGCTCCGTGCTTTGACAGATGA